The following proteins are co-located in the Flectobacillus major DSM 103 genome:
- a CDS encoding TVP38/TMEM64 family protein, translated as MLEFLKKNTFSIVYAFFLGLMPLLVSSSITYWVVFHEAQIQAFSWQNWAVIYLMACFTMSFAMTPTTFVALLSGYFLGWSAIIPVCLSYWVASIIGFKVAEKIDGGRFLQILTEKPEVKKVMNNLQKQEFKIILLARLSPVLPFAVSNLIFSFSRADLRNFMTAGFIGMLPRTLLSLWLGTQAKEVKMLLEHPSEGSFTQLLIIGLIVVSVYGLFILVKRAIDSSKQ; from the coding sequence ATGCTGGAGTTTTTAAAAAAAAATACTTTTTCAATCGTCTACGCCTTTTTTTTGGGGCTAATGCCCTTGCTAGTAAGTTCATCTATCACTTACTGGGTGGTTTTTCATGAAGCCCAAATACAGGCTTTTTCTTGGCAAAACTGGGCAGTTATATACCTAATGGCTTGTTTTACAATGTCATTTGCTATGACACCGACAACCTTTGTTGCCTTGCTTAGTGGTTATTTTCTAGGCTGGAGTGCCATTATTCCTGTTTGTCTGAGCTATTGGGTAGCTTCTATTATTGGATTTAAAGTGGCCGAAAAAATTGACGGAGGGCGATTTTTACAAATATTGACTGAAAAGCCAGAAGTAAAAAAAGTAATGAATAATCTTCAAAAGCAAGAATTTAAGATAATACTCTTAGCAAGGTTATCGCCAGTATTGCCTTTTGCCGTTAGTAACCTTATCTTTTCGTTTTCAAGAGCCGACCTTCGCAATTTTATGACAGCAGGTTTTATCGGAATGCTTCCTCGAACACTGCTTTCTCTTTGGCTTGGTACACAAGCCAAAGAAGTCAAAATGCTCTTAGAGCACCCAAGCGAAGGCAGTTTTACACAATTATTGATTATAGGTTTGATTGTAGTATCGGTTTATGGGTTGTTTATCTTGGTAAAAAGAGCCATTGATAGTTCAAAGCAGTAA
- the tpiA gene encoding triose-phosphate isomerase → MRKKIVAGNWKMNKTMEEALILASEVANMVKDEVSTDVTVVIASPSLYLSTLQKYAEPIANLSIAAQNCHQKASGAFTGEISAPMLKSIGVEYVILGHSERRQYFAETNEQLAEKVNIALENGLTPIFCCGESLEQREAGGFLEFVASQLTDSLFHLSAEDFAKVVIAYEPIWAIGTGVTASSAQAQEMHAYLRGHLATKYGQEIADNASILYGGSCNEKNAPELFACADIDGGLIGGASLKSREFTNIAKSY, encoded by the coding sequence ATGAGAAAAAAAATCGTTGCTGGTAACTGGAAAATGAATAAAACAATGGAAGAAGCGTTGATTTTAGCTTCTGAAGTTGCAAACATGGTAAAAGACGAAGTGTCGACAGATGTAACTGTCGTGATAGCTTCGCCTTCTTTGTATTTGAGTACTTTACAAAAATATGCTGAACCAATCGCCAATTTGAGTATTGCCGCTCAAAACTGCCACCAAAAAGCTTCTGGTGCATTCACAGGCGAAATTTCAGCTCCAATGTTGAAGTCTATTGGGGTGGAGTATGTAATCTTAGGCCACAGCGAACGTCGTCAATACTTTGCCGAAACAAACGAGCAATTGGCAGAAAAAGTAAATATCGCTTTAGAAAACGGTTTGACTCCAATTTTCTGTTGTGGAGAATCTCTAGAACAACGTGAAGCAGGTGGTTTCTTAGAATTTGTAGCTTCTCAGTTAACCGATAGCTTGTTCCATTTGTCGGCTGAAGATTTTGCTAAGGTAGTAATCGCTTACGAACCAATCTGGGCTATTGGTACAGGCGTTACGGCATCGTCTGCTCAAGCTCAAGAAATGCATGCTTATTTGCGTGGACACCTTGCTACGAAATATGGTCAAGAAATCGCTGACAATGCTTCTATTTTATACGGTGGAAGCTGCAACGAGAAAAACGCTCCAGAATTATTTGCTTGTGCCGATATCGACGGTGGGTTGATTGGCGGTGCTTCATTGAAATCTCGTGAATTTACCAATATCGCAAAGTCATACTAA
- a CDS encoding response regulator transcription factor: MTKILLAEDDPNLGQLLQEYLTIKGYETILAKDGDDALSKFVLMDYDLCIFDVMMPKKDGFTLAKEVRMSDKDTPIIFLTAKAMKEDTLQGFKVGADDYMTKPFSMEELLARIQAILRRSQKITNTHDIKTTVFSIGGYQFDAEKQLLTHETGPQKLTSKESELLKLLCENMGKPVSRSFALKMVWGDDTYFNARSMDVYITKLRKFFKEEPSIQIINLHGEGFKLMG, encoded by the coding sequence ATGACCAAGATTTTATTAGCCGAAGATGACCCAAATTTAGGGCAACTTTTACAAGAATACCTAACCATTAAAGGTTATGAAACCATACTAGCTAAGGATGGCGACGATGCCCTTTCTAAGTTTGTATTGATGGATTACGACCTTTGTATTTTTGATGTAATGATGCCTAAAAAAGATGGTTTTACATTGGCAAAAGAGGTCAGAATGTCGGATAAAGATACGCCTATTATATTTCTTACGGCCAAGGCTATGAAAGAAGATACGCTACAGGGCTTTAAGGTGGGAGCAGATGATTATATGACCAAACCTTTTTCGATGGAAGAGCTTCTTGCCCGAATCCAAGCGATTTTGAGAAGAAGCCAAAAAATCACTAATACTCACGATATTAAAACCACAGTATTTAGTATTGGTGGATACCAGTTTGATGCCGAAAAACAATTGCTTACGCATGAAACAGGTCCTCAAAAGCTCACCTCGAAAGAAAGTGAATTACTGAAATTGCTATGCGAAAATATGGGAAAACCTGTGAGCAGAAGCTTTGCCTTAAAAATGGTTTGGGGCGACGACACCTATTTCAATGCCCGAAGTATGGATGTTTATATTACCAAGCTACGAAAATTCTTCAAAGAAGAGCCTAGTATTCAAATCATTAACCTTCATGGAGAAGGCTTTAAATTGATGGGCTAA
- a CDS encoding cytidine deaminase, whose protein sequence is MQRVNVTISLESYDSETELSTKEQLLLIEARKATYKSYAPYSQFHVGAAVLLDDDTIITANNQENAAFPSGSCAEQSAIFWVGANHPDKQIKAIAVIARPGKGDDFRGVPPCGACRQAMLEYEVRQKHPIRLLMLGANNQVLVTDSIGDLLPLKFEEF, encoded by the coding sequence ATGCAAAGAGTAAACGTCACCATTTCGCTTGAATCGTACGATTCAGAAACAGAATTAAGCACCAAAGAACAGTTGCTTTTGATAGAGGCCAGAAAGGCTACTTATAAATCGTATGCCCCTTATTCACAGTTTCATGTGGGGGCAGCCGTACTCTTAGACGACGACACCATTATTACTGCCAATAACCAAGAAAATGCAGCATTTCCTTCGGGTTCTTGTGCCGAACAATCGGCTATATTTTGGGTAGGTGCTAACCACCCCGACAAGCAAATCAAAGCCATTGCTGTGATAGCTCGCCCGGGAAAAGGAGACGATTTTAGAGGAGTTCCACCGTGTGGGGCTTGCCGTCAAGCAATGCTCGAATACGAGGTTCGCCAAAAGCACCCTATTCGCTTATTGATGTTAGGAGCTAATAATCAGGTATTAGTAACCGACTCAATAGGCGATTTGTTGCCCTTGAAATTTGAAGAGTTTTAA
- a CDS encoding DUF456 domain-containing protein: MTDIILAILSIVLLLTGLAGAVLPIPGPPLSLAGLFCLHYSKYANFDKRTLIVFTILTIAMSILDYYAPIWGTKKFGGTKFGAWGSTIGLLVGLFFIPAIGMFIGAFVGALIGELIGGTSFDRAVKAAIGSFIGLATGIVGKVLLCLAMLILGGVALGEYLVIVLG; the protein is encoded by the coding sequence ATGACCGATATTATTTTAGCGATTCTTTCGATAGTCTTATTGCTTACAGGACTTGCAGGGGCAGTATTGCCTATTCCGGGGCCACCACTTAGCTTGGCTGGGCTTTTTTGTTTACACTATTCCAAATATGCTAATTTTGATAAACGCACCCTTATTGTTTTTACGATACTTACCATAGCCATGAGTATCTTAGACTATTATGCTCCTATTTGGGGAACAAAGAAGTTTGGTGGCACAAAATTCGGTGCTTGGGGTTCTACTATTGGTTTATTGGTAGGCTTGTTTTTTATTCCAGCCATTGGTATGTTTATTGGAGCATTTGTAGGTGCATTGATAGGCGAGTTGATAGGTGGCACAAGCTTTGACAGAGCTGTTAAAGCTGCTATAGGCTCATTTATTGGCCTAGCCACAGGGATTGTTGGGAAAGTACTACTTTGTTTGGCTATGCTTATTTTAGGCGGTGTAGCATTAGGCGAATACCTTGTAATAGTACTGGGCTAA
- the rpsA gene encoding 30S ribosomal protein S1 encodes MANQLADFDWDLVGTKGIGGGYSAEERARLEALIEGTLNLVTEKEVVKGTVVGITDREVILNIGFKSDGMVPTSEFRDMPELKVGDVVDVYVENQEDKAGQLILSRKLAKVMTAWKNIEDALEQDTVIDGFVKRRTKGGLIVDIFGVEAFLPGSQIDVKPIRDFDIFVGKKMEVKVVKINHANDNVVVSHKVLIEKDLEEQRQLILNNLEKGQVLEGVIKNMTNFGVFIDLGGVDGLLHITDISWGRINHPQELLKLDQKIQVVVLDFDENKKRISLGMKQLQAHPWDALAATVEIGSKVKGKVVNVADYGAFLEVLPGVEGLIHVSEMSWSQHLRNPQDFLKVGDEIEAVVLTLDRSERKMSLGIKQLTEDPWTKQDLLSKYAVGTKHTGTVRNLTNFGLFLELEEGIDGLVHVSDLSWTKKIKHPSEFIKVGEKLDVVVLELDADNRRLALGHKQLEENPWDTFESIFTVGSIHKSTIVGKNDKGATLELPYGIEGTTQLKQLVKEDGSVGEVGEQLDFKVIEFNKDDRKITLSHTRVYNDAKEEAVQEEKKKTAKDVEKVVSTVEKSTLGDLDALSALKAQMEDSAREEAKKKLEKKGKAE; translated from the coding sequence ATGGCTAATCAATTAGCAGATTTCGACTGGGACTTAGTCGGCACAAAAGGTATCGGTGGTGGTTATTCTGCCGAAGAAAGAGCAAGATTAGAAGCTCTTATTGAAGGTACATTAAACCTCGTTACTGAAAAAGAAGTAGTAAAAGGTACAGTTGTAGGTATTACAGACCGTGAAGTGATTTTGAACATCGGTTTCAAATCAGACGGTATGGTTCCAACTTCAGAATTCAGAGATATGCCTGAGTTGAAAGTTGGAGACGTAGTAGATGTTTACGTTGAGAATCAAGAAGACAAAGCAGGTCAATTGATCCTTTCTCGTAAATTAGCGAAAGTAATGACAGCTTGGAAAAACATCGAAGATGCTCTTGAGCAAGATACCGTTATCGATGGTTTTGTTAAGCGCCGTACTAAAGGTGGTCTTATTGTTGATATTTTTGGAGTTGAGGCGTTCTTGCCAGGTTCTCAAATCGACGTTAAGCCAATCCGCGATTTCGATATCTTTGTAGGTAAGAAAATGGAAGTGAAGGTTGTGAAAATCAACCACGCTAACGATAACGTAGTTGTATCTCACAAGGTACTTATCGAAAAAGACCTTGAAGAACAACGTCAATTAATCTTGAATAACCTAGAAAAAGGACAAGTCCTTGAAGGTGTTATCAAGAACATGACTAACTTCGGTGTGTTCATCGACTTGGGTGGTGTTGACGGTTTACTTCACATCACAGATATTTCTTGGGGCCGTATCAATCACCCACAAGAGTTGCTTAAATTGGATCAGAAAATCCAAGTGGTTGTTTTGGACTTCGACGAGAACAAAAAACGTATCTCTTTGGGTATGAAACAATTGCAAGCACACCCTTGGGATGCTTTGGCAGCAACCGTAGAAATCGGTTCTAAAGTAAAAGGTAAAGTAGTTAACGTAGCTGACTACGGTGCTTTCTTGGAAGTATTGCCAGGTGTTGAAGGTTTGATTCACGTATCTGAAATGTCTTGGTCACAACACTTGCGTAACCCTCAAGATTTCTTGAAAGTGGGTGACGAAATCGAAGCTGTTGTATTGACTCTTGACCGTTCTGAGCGTAAAATGTCATTGGGTATCAAACAATTGACTGAAGACCCTTGGACTAAACAAGATTTGTTGAGCAAATATGCTGTAGGTACTAAGCACACTGGTACTGTACGTAACTTGACTAACTTCGGCTTGTTCCTTGAATTAGAAGAAGGTATTGATGGTTTAGTACACGTTTCAGACTTGTCTTGGACTAAGAAAATCAAACACCCATCTGAATTCATCAAAGTTGGTGAAAAATTAGATGTTGTTGTTTTGGAATTAGATGCTGACAATCGTCGTTTGGCTTTAGGTCACAAACAATTGGAAGAAAACCCTTGGGATACTTTCGAATCAATCTTCACTGTAGGTTCTATTCATAAATCAACTATCGTTGGTAAAAATGATAAAGGGGCTACTTTGGAATTGCCTTACGGTATCGAAGGAACTACTCAATTGAAACAATTGGTGAAAGAAGATGGCTCTGTAGGTGAAGTTGGTGAACAACTTGATTTCAAAGTTATTGAATTCAACAAAGACGACCGTAAGATTACTCTTTCTCACACAAGAGTATACAACGATGCTAAAGAAGAGGCTGTTCAAGAAGAGAAAAAGAAAACTGCTAAAGACGTAGAAAAAGTTGTTAGTACTGTTGAGAAATCAACTCTTGGCGACTTAGATGCTTTATCAGCTTTGAAAGCTCAAATGGAAGACTCGGCTCGTGAAGAAGCGAAGAAAAAATTAGAGAAAAAAGGTAAAGCTGAATAA
- a CDS encoding aspartyl protease family protein has translation MKTLKITRFLWLVILLAYNSQLFAFPNYPVLTNSHSHWSHNNNISGSNNDTNQEEKFGFQLSKKRKVSKIPFELQANLIIIPLKINNSDTLHFILDTGVSSIIVTDPACLQKQQLKGVRKVKLAGAGIGGDLEASIILNNTILLGEVTGYRQNIVTLSSDMLKLSEFVGRPIHGIIGYDLFNRFVVTIDFAAHQIIIQNPETYKYKPSKGERFPITIEDNKPYLNMMELVDSSKTLPLKVILDTGAGHAISLDANQSNGIVLPKKLVNAQLGRGLSGIINGKLGRVKQLRIGKYTLQNLVASFPDSSSYKVRAGLSAMNRNGNIGCEFLRRFKITFNYRDSYIVLKTSNKRLKEPFEHNMTGLELMAKGKDYHEFHIEKVEQNSPAEMAGLKEGDRVLFINNKSSQDITITEIYKLFQKGEGKPINFVIKRGPELIVTTLTLRRVI, from the coding sequence ATGAAAACTTTAAAAATCACAAGATTTCTTTGGCTGGTCATTTTATTGGCATATAACAGCCAGCTATTTGCTTTTCCAAACTACCCAGTATTGACGAATAGTCATTCGCATTGGTCACACAACAACAATATTTCAGGCTCAAACAATGATACAAATCAAGAGGAAAAGTTTGGTTTTCAGCTTTCTAAGAAAAGAAAGGTGTCTAAAATCCCCTTCGAGCTTCAAGCCAATCTGATTATTATTCCACTAAAAATCAACAATTCTGACACGCTACATTTTATCCTAGACACAGGTGTAAGTTCGATTATTGTCACAGATCCTGCTTGTCTACAAAAACAGCAATTAAAGGGAGTTCGCAAAGTAAAACTTGCAGGTGCTGGCATAGGCGGCGACCTCGAAGCCAGTATTATTCTTAACAACACCATTCTATTGGGTGAGGTTACGGGCTATCGCCAAAATATTGTTACCCTGAGTTCGGATATGCTCAAGCTGAGCGAATTTGTAGGCCGACCTATTCACGGAATTATTGGCTATGACTTATTTAATCGGTTTGTTGTTACTATCGACTTTGCAGCTCATCAGATTATTATTCAAAACCCCGAAACGTATAAATATAAACCTTCTAAAGGCGAGCGTTTTCCTATAACTATTGAAGACAATAAGCCTTATCTCAACATGATGGAGCTTGTTGATAGCTCAAAAACATTACCATTGAAGGTTATTTTAGATACTGGGGCTGGCCATGCTATATCGTTGGATGCCAACCAAAGCAATGGCATTGTATTACCCAAAAAACTTGTAAATGCTCAATTAGGACGTGGGCTTAGTGGGATTATCAATGGCAAGCTTGGCCGTGTAAAACAGCTCCGAATTGGGAAATATACACTCCAAAATCTAGTAGCATCTTTTCCCGACAGTTCGTCGTACAAGGTAAGGGCTGGCTTGTCGGCAATGAATCGCAACGGTAATATTGGCTGTGAGTTTTTGAGGCGATTTAAAATTACTTTTAATTATCGTGATTCATATATTGTGTTAAAAACCTCAAACAAACGCCTCAAAGAGCCTTTTGAACACAATATGACTGGGCTTGAACTGATGGCCAAAGGTAAAGACTACCATGAATTTCATATTGAAAAAGTTGAACAAAATTCGCCAGCAGAAATGGCTGGGCTTAAAGAAGGCGACCGTGTACTGTTTATCAACAACAAATCATCGCAAGATATTACTATTACCGAAATCTATAAACTATTCCAGAAAGGGGAAGGAAAACCTATCAATTTTGTAATAAAAAGAGGGCCTGAATTAATTGTAACAACCCTGACTCTCAGACGAGTCATATAA